A stretch of the Ictidomys tridecemlineatus isolate mIctTri1 chromosome 5, mIctTri1.hap1, whole genome shotgun sequence genome encodes the following:
- the Cds2 gene encoding phosphatidate cytidylyltransferase 2: MTELRQRAVREPDAPPEDKESESEAKVDGETASDSESRAEPAPPPTSVDDTPEVLNRALSNLSSRWKNWWVRGILSLAMIAFFFIIIYLGPMVLMMIVMCVQIKCFHEIITIGYNVYHSYDLPWFRTLSWYFLLCVNYFFYGETVTDYFFTLVQREEPLRILSKYHRFISFTLYLTGFCMFVLSLVKKHYRLQFYMFGWTHVTLLIVVTQSHLVIHNLFEGMIWFIVPISCVICNDIMAYMFGFFFGRTPLIKLSPKKTWEGFIGGFFATVVFGLLLSYVMSGYRCFVCPVEYNNDTNSFTVDCEPSDLFRLQEYNIPGVIQSVIGWKTVRMYPFQIHSIALSTFASLIGPFGGFFASGFKRAFKIKDFANTIPGHGGIMDRFDCQYLMATFVNVYIASFIRGPNPSKLIQQFLTLRPDQQLHIFNTLKSHLTDKGILTATTEDE; the protein is encoded by the exons GAATCAGAGTCAGAAGCAAAGGTAGATGGAGAGACTGCATCAGACAGTGAGAGCCGAGCGGAACCAGCTCCCCCGCCAACCTCCGTAGATGACACCCCAGAGGTCCTCAACAGAGCCCTTTCCAATTTGTCTTCAag ATGGAAGAACTGGTGGGTGAGAGGCATCCTGTCTTTGGCCATGATTGCATTTTTCTTCATCATCATTTACCTGGGACCAATGGTTTTAATGATGATT GTAATGTGTGTTCAGATTAAGTGTTTCCATGAGATAATCACTATTGGCTACAATGTCTACCACTCCTATGACCTGCCCTGGTTCAGGACCCTCAGCTG GTACTTTCTACTGTGTGTAAACTATTTCTTCTATGGCGAGACAGTGACGGATTACTTCTTCACCCTGGTCCAGAGAGAGGAGCCTTTGCGGATTCTCAGTAAATACCATCGATTCATTTCTTTTACCCTCTATCTAACAG GATTCTGCATGTTTGTACTGAGTCTGGTCAAGAAGCATTACCGACTGCAGTTCTACATG ttTGGGTGGACCCATGTAACATTACTGATTGTTGTAACTCAGTCGCATCTCGTTATCCACAATCTGTTTGAAGGAATGATCTG GTTCATTGTCCCCATTTCTTGTGTGATCTGTAATGACATCATGGCCTATATGTTTGGCTTTTTCTTTGGTCGGACTCCACTCATCAAG ctttctccaaagaagaccTGGGAAGGCTTCATTGGGGGTTTCTTTGCTACTGTGGTGTTCGGCCTTCTG CTGTCCTACGTGATGTCTGGGTACAGGTGCTTTGTCTGCCCTGTGGAGTACAACAACGACACCAACAGCTTCACTGTGGACTGTGAGCCCTCGGACCTGTTCCGCCTGCAGGAGTACAACATTCCTGGAGTGATCCAGTCAGTCATTGGCTGG aaaacagtCCGGATGTATCCCTTCCAGATTCACAGTATTGCCCTCTCCACCTTTGCCTCACTCATCGGCCCCTTTGGCGGGTTCTTTGCAAGTGGATTCAAACGAGCCTTTAAAATCAAA GACTTTGCCAATACCATTCCTGGCCATGGAGGCATCATGGATCGCTTTGACTGCCAGTACCTGATGGCCACCTTTGTCAATGTATACATTGCCAGTTTTATCAG AGGCCCTAACCCAAGCAAATTGATTCAGCAGTTCCTGACCTTGCGACCAGATCAGCAGCTCCACATCTTCAACACGCTCAAGTCTCATCTGACTGACAAGGGGATTCTGACAGCCACCACAGAGGACGAGTAG